A region of uncultured Carboxylicivirga sp. DNA encodes the following proteins:
- a CDS encoding ATP-binding cassette domain-containing protein, translating into MSEEILKALIQLFALVAYPRTETQSRRFIVKSFLNQQLNKQLIEEYLELYDKLYEEHEQRLSDKEKFRKRHSASSVKVLKIATEINEALTYYQKIIVLIQLIEFLNIDSGMSDYEKEFIETVAQTFNLPEDEYQSIIGFIISQFEETPDSHDVLIVNNIVRYSDEHHRHLFWENLHGELRILYVKSVSLFVFKFKGSHDLYMNGQLVNEQRVQILRPGSSLRNKRIEPIFYSDIIGQFVDDNITAPIDFTCSNVEYHFNKKSIGLRKTNFSSRSGKLVGIMGASGAGKSTLVNVLSGINAPTKGKVLINDIDIHKEKSKVEGLIGYVAQDDLLIEDLTVYQNLYYNAKLCFDDLPEFQIQRKVLKLLRALGLYDIRLMKVGSPLNKKISGGQRKRLNIALELIREPAILFLDEPTSGLSSRDSDNIMDLLKELSIKGKLVFVVIHQPSSDIFKMFNQLLVLDTGGYLIYDGDPVESVNYFKACINHVNRDESECPTCGNVNSEQILNIVNSRILDEYGNFTSTRKIEPTEWYNLFHEGSELNHKDQQEKSHALPTITFRIPGKIKQLLIFLKRDLLAKFANRQYLIINLLETPVLALILASIIKYHNVDSSNTSGYTFANNPNITVYIIISIIIAIFVGLTVSAEEIINDRKILKRESFLNLSRLSYLLSKFIILSGLSAIQALLFVLVGNSIIELNGMFWHYWLILFSCSTFANILGLNISDSFKKTVNVYITIPFLIIPQLILSGVFISFDRLNPGLSTPEKIPFYGEIITARWGFEALAVSQFKDNKYESIFYTTDKLKSQANYRKEYWLPALYNHLSSIERSYKDEEQKDKASYSLQLINKELTKHNQLYPNRNQSLLIPDLINLNDSILYQAKRQLDELKTFYKNLYNSADKNQDLKKHQLNSDPEKRAAFIALKNENHNEDLERLVKNSNQFFANKIIEYKGELWQKVDPIFQDPEKPFLKAHFLAPSKNIGSYNIDTFLANLIIIWMINAFLFITLYFRGVPKLFQIGTTVRTNMVRYIDRHKKTDE; encoded by the coding sequence ATGAGCGAAGAGATATTAAAGGCACTAATTCAATTATTTGCACTTGTAGCATATCCTCGTACCGAAACCCAATCCAGACGCTTTATTGTCAAGTCTTTCCTTAATCAACAACTCAATAAACAACTTATTGAGGAATACCTAGAACTATACGATAAATTATACGAGGAGCACGAACAACGCTTAAGCGATAAAGAAAAATTCAGAAAAAGGCATTCAGCCAGTTCAGTTAAAGTTCTGAAAATTGCTACTGAAATAAACGAAGCGCTTACTTATTATCAGAAAATAATTGTTCTCATCCAGTTAATCGAGTTTTTAAATATCGATTCAGGGATGAGTGATTATGAAAAGGAATTCATCGAGACAGTTGCCCAAACGTTCAATTTACCAGAAGATGAATACCAGTCTATTATAGGCTTTATAATCAGTCAATTTGAAGAAACACCAGATTCTCATGACGTTCTTATAGTCAATAATATTGTACGATATTCCGATGAGCATCACCGGCACCTATTTTGGGAGAATCTGCATGGCGAGCTACGTATTTTATATGTGAAATCGGTCAGCCTTTTTGTTTTTAAATTTAAAGGCAGTCATGATTTATATATGAATGGTCAGTTGGTAAATGAACAAAGAGTTCAGATACTGCGACCAGGAAGTTCACTACGAAACAAAAGAATCGAGCCAATTTTCTACAGTGATATTATTGGGCAGTTTGTTGATGACAACATTACAGCTCCAATTGATTTCACCTGCTCAAATGTTGAATATCATTTTAACAAGAAAAGTATTGGTCTGCGAAAGACCAACTTTTCATCACGATCCGGCAAGTTGGTTGGAATCATGGGAGCCAGTGGAGCTGGTAAAAGTACCCTGGTTAATGTTCTTAGTGGTATCAATGCACCAACTAAAGGCAAGGTCCTGATCAATGATATTGATATACATAAAGAAAAATCAAAAGTAGAAGGATTAATTGGTTATGTGGCACAAGATGATTTACTGATAGAAGATCTGACTGTATACCAAAACCTTTACTACAACGCCAAACTTTGTTTTGATGATTTACCTGAATTTCAGATACAACGAAAAGTATTAAAACTATTACGTGCATTAGGCCTGTATGATATCAGACTAATGAAAGTAGGCAGTCCGCTCAATAAAAAGATTAGTGGTGGTCAACGTAAAAGGCTAAATATCGCTCTGGAATTAATTCGTGAACCGGCAATTCTATTCCTGGATGAACCTACATCAGGTTTATCATCAAGGGATTCAGATAATATTATGGACCTCTTGAAAGAATTATCAATCAAGGGTAAATTAGTATTTGTAGTAATTCACCAGCCTTCCTCAGATATTTTCAAAATGTTTAACCAACTGTTGGTTTTGGATACCGGTGGTTATTTAATATATGATGGCGACCCGGTTGAAAGTGTTAATTACTTTAAGGCCTGCATTAATCATGTGAACCGTGATGAAAGTGAATGTCCTACCTGTGGTAATGTAAACTCTGAGCAGATCCTTAATATAGTTAATTCACGTATTCTGGATGAATATGGTAATTTTACATCAACAAGGAAGATAGAACCAACAGAGTGGTACAATTTATTTCATGAAGGAAGTGAATTGAATCACAAAGATCAGCAGGAAAAGTCTCACGCTCTTCCAACAATCACATTCCGCATTCCGGGTAAAATAAAACAGTTGTTAATCTTTTTAAAACGAGATTTGCTGGCAAAATTTGCCAATCGACAATATCTGATCATCAACCTGCTTGAAACGCCAGTGCTTGCGCTTATCCTGGCTAGCATTATAAAATATCACAATGTTGACAGCAGTAATACAAGTGGGTATACATTTGCCAACAATCCCAATATTACTGTTTACATTATTATATCTATCATCATTGCTATTTTTGTTGGACTGACTGTTAGTGCTGAAGAAATTATAAATGACCGTAAAATACTGAAAAGGGAATCATTCTTAAACCTAAGCCGTTTAAGTTATTTACTTTCAAAGTTTATCATTCTTAGCGGATTATCAGCAATACAAGCGTTACTGTTTGTTTTGGTAGGAAATAGCATTATCGAACTGAATGGTATGTTCTGGCATTATTGGCTTATTCTGTTCAGTTGCTCAACTTTTGCCAATATATTAGGACTGAACATCTCTGATTCATTTAAAAAGACAGTAAATGTATATATCACCATTCCGTTTCTAATAATTCCTCAATTAATATTAAGTGGTGTTTTTATCAGCTTCGACCGTTTAAATCCCGGATTGAGTACTCCGGAGAAGATTCCTTTTTACGGTGAAATAATTACTGCAAGGTGGGGCTTTGAGGCTTTGGCTGTTTCTCAGTTTAAGGATAACAAATACGAATCAATCTTTTACACAACTGATAAACTTAAAAGTCAGGCCAATTACAGAAAAGAATATTGGTTGCCAGCTTTGTATAACCATTTATCAAGCATAGAACGCTCCTATAAAGACGAAGAACAAAAAGATAAAGCATCATATTCTTTACAACTTATCAATAAAGAATTAACGAAACATAACCAACTCTATCCCAATAGAAATCAATCTTTATTGATTCCTGATCTTATTAACCTAAATGATTCAATATTATATCAGGCAAAAAGACAGTTGGACGAATTAAAAACATTCTACAAGAATTTATATAATTCAGCGGATAAAAACCAGGATTTAAAGAAGCACCAATTAAATTCAGATCCTGAAAAAAGAGCTGCTTTTATTGCATTGAAGAACGAGAATCACAACGAAGATCTTGAGCGTTTGGTAAAGAATTCCAATCAGTTCTTTGCTAACAAAATAATAGAATACAAAGGCGAGTTATGGCAAAAAGTGGATCCTATCTTCCAGGATCCTGAAAAACCATTTCTAAAAGCTCACTTTTTAGCTCCATCAAAAAATATCGGATCATACAATATTGATACTTTCCTTGCCAACTTAATCATCATTTGGATGATTAATGCATTTCTTTTTATAACTCTATATTTCAGAGGAGTGCCGAAGCTTTTTCAAATTGGCACAACTGTTCGCACCAATATGGTTCGTTACATCGACAGGCATAAAAAAACTGATGAATAA